Part of the Vigna angularis cultivar LongXiaoDou No.4 chromosome 1, ASM1680809v1, whole genome shotgun sequence genome, TCGTTGGAGGCTAGGCATGCTATTTGCACattcaagtttttaattatcGCCTTGGAATGAGTTTTTGCACCATTCCAATGATCTAGATTGGTGAAAAGAAGTTGTACACATTTCGTGTTGCTTTAACTTTGACCAGCATATATACTTCCCTTTCCTCTATATATCTAAATGGATTGTTGTTTATTGCAGGGGTCTCTGAAATTATTGCTCCATTCTGAATCAAAGTGATGGAAGAGGAAAGTAGTCTTAACCAGTTAAAGTCTGAGAAAATTGAGCCTGAAGATGTTGATGAGAAAGCAAATCCTGATGAGATTTTAACCAACAAAAAAGTTCCACCGAAGATTATTTCGCGTTATCTTAGTGGTCCAAAACGTTCCTGCCATGATCTTTGCAAATATGGCATCCCACAGGCCGTTGAAGCCAAACCATGGATACTAACACTGAGAAAGGCTACCACAAAGGAATGGAAAACCAAAGTTCCAGAAGAGAATGTGACTTCTTTGGCATGGAGAAAAAAATCAAGGCCTTCTCAAACACCAAAAGTTGAGAAGGCCAATAGTCCAGTTGACATCAAGGAAGTAGTAACATATGAAGAAACAGTTACATCAGAGAAAAACTCACCACCTTTTGAAGAAACAGATGTTCCCTCGGAGCGTAACAACAGTCACCTAAAGCAAGAACAGGAATGTTCCAAAAGTGAAACAAAAAGGGAAATGgtaaaaaacaattcaaacagCAGAAGCAAACAGACCGGGAAACCTTCAACTGGAGGCAAGAAAAAATCAACCTCAACAAGTCTTCCATTGTCTTCAAAACGCAGTGGCAAGAAACCTCGAAGCAGAAGTTCCAATAGTCCCAAGAACATGACAAGAGAGTCTTCTATGAACTTACCAGAAAAGATCCTTCATGTCACCGAACCTGCCTCTGCAAATTCATCTGAGGACCCTACTGTGGCTTGTGATGCTAAGTTGTCTTCACCCTCACTTTCATCATCAGGGGACAGAAGCAAGCACACCAATAAGAAAAATTTCGAGTCTCCTGCATCTTCATGGAAGGGCCTTAGATCTGTGACCGGGAACAAAGGGAACGTATTTATGCAGCTCAAAACGCGCAGTCtttcaccatcatcatcaccatctgcGTCGTCGTCATCATCTATTTTCACTTCCAAATCTTTCcctgagaaaaaaaataatgctgCATCAAGGTTCTACAAAAGACGACATGATCATCATCAAGGTGAAGATGTGAAGATGGGTTACAAAATCAAGCCAAAAATGAGCACAAAAGTTGGGTTCACCAATAAAAGTGTCGTTGCATCCCGGAAATTGAATTTTAGGAGAGGACGAGTGATCGAACTTGAGCCTCAGATGAACAACGTTCCAAGGAGACTCAAATTCAGGCCAGCACGCATTCTTGATGATGACATTGGAAGAGATATAAATGGTGCAAGAAAAAGTACCATTGAGGATAATAAAGTAGGTGGTGATGAGGTAAATGCTGCAAATACAAAATCAGAGAAACATAGAGGAAAAGTCAGAAACGTGGAGGTAAGTAAAAGGAGAATTATTGTTGGGAGGAAGGTTGGTGGAGATAAGAGCAAGATAGGGGATTCAAAATCAGGATCTGAGAACGTGGTTTTGAAGCATCAAGATGTGGGAGGGAAGAAACAAAATCCACGTTTGTATAATAATGTGATTGAAGAGACCGCTAGTATTCTTACTGAGCAAAGGAAGAGCAAAGTTAAGGCTCTAGTTGGTGCGTTTGAAACAGTGATTTCCCTTGATTCTCTTAAAGATGCCACTGCAGCGGAAGTAAGCAGCACAAGTTGAGTTACCTAAGGATTCTTGTGAATTCAACTTCAACATACATATAACTGTTAATTTGGTGATTGGGTTTATCTGGCTAATGATGTTAATGGTGTTTTAATGTTTCCTTTGGtattgctgataaaaaaaaagtttcctTTGGTGTCATTAAGATTTGAGGAATAATACTATTTCTCTGGGTGTGTTGAGTGGGCTGTTTGTTCGTTAATGATATAGCTTTTCTGCTCTGAATTGTCAGGATATGTGGTAACTCTTATGCTAATACCATTATGTTTGTGTTGAATGGAACAACTTTCTACCTTCATGGCCAAGTTATATATGATTCTTCCTTGTACATGATTTTGGAAcctcttttttctctcacttggATTACGTTCCTCAGAAAAGTTTCTGCTGAAGTTGAAGAGAATAAGATGATATGAAAAGGAGGACATTGCACGTTATCTTTTAATCCGTGATTTATTACACTTCCAATATCAAAAGACtcaaagaaaaagagatttaCGGTTAAGGATTTTATGTAAAACTGTGtttcttttgaaataattttcaaatgcaACGTAAAAGGAATCCAAAtataagaagaaagaaactTAAGATTGGATTATATGATTGGAAGGGTAATACAATGGAGTGGtggcaaaataaataaaaaagcacACTAACTTCTAATTGATGAGTTAGTGCACGTTCGTTTATTTTGCAAGCATTTTTATTGatcaataaaaatagtttaagcACGAATTACATTTAGTCACTGATAGCTGCTTTTATTTCCATGCCAGACAACAATATGCTTTCACAGGGACCTTGCTTGTTTTTCGATTTTTGATCGAGTTCTTTCTCGTCTCGAGTTGTTCTCTTCTTCTGCGTTCTAACCCTGCTCTAGCTCCTTGCGCTATCATATCTTCCCTTGTCACCTTACTCTGGTAATTTTGCATTTTCCTTGCTCCCTGTTGTTCCATCACCAATGAGAttattaaattaacatatttaaaatacatcTCCAAGAATTGAGGAAAACCTTCTTCACTTCCCACCTGGACTCTGGCCTGAATCGTTTTCACAAACTCCCAGGAAAGAATTTTGGACTTCATTATCTCATACCTGAAAAATTATGCCTACAATATAAGAGGAAACTAAATCCAGATTCCTATTTGACAACCACTTTGCATCATAGGCAACAGtttttcagaaaagaaaaatatatatattgaatgagCTGCTCAAGAAATTAGCATTACTGCTTTTGAATCATTTTCTTCAGAGCCCTTTCACATGTTTCTGGTCtggttttggtatttttgtgTGGTAATGGAACCCCTTGCTGCCTCTGATACCGTAGTGCAGGAGATACAGGTATTGGAGATGATGTACTCTTTGGACGTCTAACAGGAAAAGCAGTTTCTTTGGTCCTAGGGTCTTGTCCGAGTGACCTTTTCATGGAAGTTTCCCCTGCTACACAAAATATAGCAATTACTCATAGCAGCTAGTAGTGAAACTTTACAATATTAGGTAGAATGTTATAATTACCATTACTTAACCGCTTTGATATGTcatcctcttctcttctcatcGTTTGAGGCCTCGAAGATTTGGGGTGCTCTCTCATTTTTTGCGAGCCATGTAACTCTGCTTCTTCAAGAGAATGAATCGCAAATGCCGTAGCTGCAACTGAAGTTACGTACTCGTCGTCTCTTATGTGGTCATCGTGAGAAGTTATCCTTGGGAGCCAGTTCCAAGTCTTGTCACTTGATCCATGGTGTTTTGGAGAATGGGGATCAGAAAATGACACTCTGAAATAGAGACCAGAAATTTTTGGTTCCTATTCAGCGATATAATTGGCAGGAAACAAAAATGATGTTTTTGTATGTGAAACATAAACAGCTCACAACCAAGGAAATATATGAAACAGTACAGAACGAAATTACGGCATAAAGAAAttcaaatcaagataaacaaCAAATGGCATCACAACTTGCACTTACGAAACCAATACCTTCTTTGGTGGAGTCTATTTTCCATTCCTTGAAATTGAAATCTGTGCAGACTTTTCAGTATTGAACTTCTAATTTCCAACCTGCTTGACTGTATAAAGATGAACTGAGAGCAGGCCTTATACGTAAGGCAGCCTCCAGCCAGAGACCAAAGCTGCATGCAGACAAGCAAAGCAAAATAGGCTTTACAAGCAGCCTCTAGATGATGCAAAGTATcgtctctttctcttttccgtTTCCTTGAACTACACCCACATGCACATAAACCTTTATCATCAACTTGTTAACAGTTTTATTTACATGGTTTCTTTCTCACTAAAAAGACGTATTTGTCACAAAATCAACTTTTGGTACATTAAGGATTATCAGATATCAGAACAGAAACTTCGCCCCTAAACTGAAGCTATTCCTTTTTTTCCTCGTAGTGGAAGGGTATAATGGCACGTTTACGGGCAGGCAGAGACGTAGATTATCTTGTGAATAGAGTTGCATATATACAAAAAAGCTAGCTCGCAAGCACATCTTTTCTTTactctttatttttcatctgtGCCGTCAAATTAGTAAAAACTATCGAAAGTATTTTCATAATTGCATACAAAATTCACTGTATAAAAGATCCATAACTTAGAGGTAGGTTTGAACTTTGAAGTAAACAAGACAAATATATGGCCGAGGTTGTTACCCCCGAACCATATCAGCTATAATTAATTACAGCAGTGGTAATTAGTGGTGGCTGTTATCAACCGCCACTTTTCTATAgtttatatattacaaaaatgcTCATCAACTCCTActacaaaatatattacttCCAAGAAAGTACAATATTTTTGGCATTGACTAAGAAACGACCTTTGGTTATAACTCGGGCAGGTTAATCTTCAGAGACGTCAGCTTTAAGAATTTTGGTGTGGCTTTATTAGCAGTGTGAAACATGTATAAGGGACCATATTCAGTTAACGCGTGAAGATCCGTGCATTACCAACAAAAATGGGTTCACGATATTTAACCTCAGAGTTCATCAACCCCGTTAGCAATTTCAGCTGAAAAGAACTGCTCTACTTTATCGATGAAACTGGAGGGAAATCTACAGTGCAACATTAAATACGAAGGCTCGCCGTGCTTAGGAGCCAGTTCTTCAGAATGCTTAGTTGTTTTGGCGTCCCGTTGGCTTCTTATTCTGCCATTTTTTACGTTATTTCCCAATGCACCATTCTTACCAAAGGAAGTCCGAGTGGCTTTGCCATTGGAACGGGCACATTTTACAGGAATTTCCACATGCGGTTTTTTAATTTCGGCACCTAGTTGATTGTATTCACTAGATTCATCTGTAGTGGAATTGTCTAAGGCGGAATTAAGCTGAGTTGCAGGTGCAGCATTCCTACAAGACCTCAGCAAGGAAAGTAGCATGTCAACACTCAGTTCTTGCTGAACTACAAACTTGTTCTGCTCACACCCGTAGCAAGCAGCAACTAATGTGCCAGCCAAGACCGGCATCAACTCTGGGTCACTGAAGAAAACGAATGGCAGATCGCAAACCTGTCCTCTTATGGGTGAACATTAGATTAACTCGATAAATAGaacaaataaaccaaaattaaataatatttagagTTTCAGACCTTGTGGAGGATGGTGGGACTCTGTCCCCATCGAAGAACAGCCTGATTTCCCGGATGAAACAAGGCAAAGTGACCAAGGAGAGATAAAGATTCAAGCACAAGAGAACCAacctgaaaaaaaaatgcaatggCATTTTAGTAACTATGGCATTCTAGCAAAGGTACATCCAAATACCAACCATGCATGAAGAGTTGAGGCAAGGGGTCTTTTCCCATTATGAATATTAGTTAGGAAAGCTAGGCTTAGCAAGGTCAACATAAGTATTGTATCACTTAAGATTATGAAAGCATTTCAAGTTGTTGGTGATTCACCTGATCAGTGGGAGATTTCCACTTGATGGCAGAATGAGAAAGAAGGAAGCTCATCAAATGGAAAATTTCCATTTTCAAATCAGGCCTAGCCTGGAAGTATAACAGCATAAGGAAAATAGGAATACATAAGCAATAATCAGTAccaggaaaaagagaaaatcaaaCATATTAGCGATCTTAATTTAACATGCAGCTGTTTTAATAGATCATTATTACAAGGAAAATAAGCAAACTTACCAGCATTCGCTGCAAAAACACAAGATCCAAAAGAGCCACGTTGTTCAGCACCTTCAGTACTCCAGTTGCCACCTCTTCAAAATTAGATGGAAGGATATATGAGGCCtagaagaaaatgaagttaTTCAACTTAGACATAgcacaacaaaaataataatagctACTTATTTACTTATTACAAGGACAGACGAGCAATTGAAGTTGTTAAACATAtgattaattacattaaataggaaaatatattatgatttgaCTACGTCAAATAaggaaatatttcataattttaatcattgattttgttctttattactgtaaatctttttcattataaataagaatactTGTATGTACAAAACAGACAATTACAAGCAATCCTTTCAATAAAAGGACATAATTAGGCATGTGACATTAGCTAACGGCAAATTCttcagaaaaacaaagaaaacattggTTTACtgataaatgacaattattgaCTGCATGGTGAACTCAGACCTGAGTAATTATCCTCGAAGAAAACATTTGTTTAACAGGCCAATATCAGAAATCTACTGATTTTTCACAATAAAGATCTTCAAAACAATTCAATACAACTTCTGTGAACGAACTTGCAGGTTGTAGAAAACCTACCTGTTCTGAGGATGATCTATTGTTTGCCTGCAGAAGAACAGCAGTCAAAAGAGAAGGGAGACTGACAAgtcctgtttcagaaatagctGAAAGAAGAAATACTACTGGCTGACCCAAATTTGTTACTTTTTCGTTTTTCTGTATTGTAGCATTTACCACTGTATGTTTCTCGTCCTTTTGGGGAATAGACAAATTAGTCATATCCCCATTCTGACTTTTCTTGGATTCATCTAGATCTATCTTTTCTATATCATCATGTTTCAATTTAACAGAACTATCATGCTCCAATTCAGAATCCTTCCCAATAGAAATAGATTCATTATTCTTGTTCACCTTAATCATTTCATCTAATGGTCTGTCCTCAGGGACATCAGGTAAATGCACAACTGAGCTGCCATTGATCATTGATAGGGGAGTGTAATCTCCCCAGGAATTATTCACGACAAAATGTGCAGAATCAGCAAGCTTGGTCCCTTCACTACCAATTTCCTGCTCCATTGTCAAAGGGCAAGATTCCCAGTCGATATAACAAAATCTTCCAGATCTGTAGGTCAAAACCACCAAAAGTTGTATGCTTAAGAGAATAGGGCCAGGAAATGCTGACCCTTCCGTCTGTGGCCTATCATGAAGTGCAAAAAGATCTCTTAACCTGTGAATAACTTGGTAAGAAATCAGTAACTCCAATAAGCCATCTCGCATCTGAAGTTGTCTCTCTTCTGAGCTTATATGACCAAAAATCGCAGTAACAGTCCacaaaaagttatttaatatttcagaAATTGATTCAAAGTTTTCAACTGATGCTTTACTTGATGGCAAACTGAAGTTACCAGGAACACCTAAAGATGCTGCAATCTTTATATAATTCTCAAGAGCTGCAGAAAGCATTGGGATAATTGGAGGCAGAAGATTCTGTGCAAGGAAATAACTTCTATTTGCAGGTGTAGACAGCACAACTCTCAGAAGTTTTAACAAGTGCAACATAACCTGGCATGCTTCAGGTTTTGATGTGTGAGATGCAGGCAGGGCAGAAGCAATAAAATCAAGTAGTCCAGCTTGACGAGATGCTTGTAACTCGGGATCCTTTCCTTCCAaatactataaaataataatcaatgaataaattaacataaatttaaaaaatagcaattgaaaaaaattactaaCCCAAAACTCCACAATATAAAAGGGGAAATGCACTCGCTTAAACTGTAAATATTCTTAAGGGAAAGGAACTTGGTTCAACATTTAGTCAGGAACAAGGATTGGTTGGACAATTATCCGTGCAAGTTAAGTGATTTATGATTTCTGATTCAACAGTAAGAAGACCATATGCAAGCACCAACCAGATAAGACAAACTAAATCTAAGcaataactaaaacaaatacAGCATCAAGAATCACTAGTTATTCCAGATTAATATTTATTCACTGACTAAACAAGAGCTCTCCAAGAAGTGCTATTTTAATTAGCACAGGATTCAGAAAACAGAAGTGCAAATACAGAACATCTATCCATACAAAATTTTACCCACAGAAACATTCTTAACTTTGAACGTGTTAACATACATCGGTTCATAAGGAGAGAGATATAATTACCAGTGAACAAAAAACAATACCTTGATCATTTCAGAAATTATTAAACCTATACTTGCGGCCCCTTCTTTTCTTGCTTGCCTAAGTCTTTGAAGTTCTTGAAGCCACCGGCCAACTTTTGCTCTAGCAGCACCAACTGCTACTCTATATCCCAGGCTAGCACTTTCACCACCAAGAGCGGGTTCAAGGAAGTCATACTTTAAAGCCATTAGCCTTTGCCGAATTCTCTTAATTCTTCTCTTCATTGAGTGCTGCAATGTGATATTGCCAATTCCAAGACTAGTAGAACCAACGCCAGAAACAACATTTGTTTGAGAATCATCGATGCTGTTTGTAGGGGTAGATCTACCTTGCCCTTCCTTATTTAATGATCTCCGCAGTAAAGGGGACGATTGATCCCTCAAATTTGCCCTCTCCCGAATTTGCTCCAGGTAAATCTTACGACGCTGTTCACTCTCATTAAGTCTCTCTGCCAATTTCTGGGCCAAAAGTTCAGCTTCCTCTTGTTGTGCTTTGgctctttcttcctttctcctAAGCTGTTCGATTGCCCTTGCTTCCCGAGCTGCACTTGACgcttttctttcctcttcccGTCTTACTTGAGCCTCCTCCTTTCTCCGCTGAATCTCAGCAAGGCGCTGTAACTTCTCAGCTTCAATGAGTTTTCGACGCTCTATAACAGCTTCTTCTCTTGCCAAATCCTCCTTTTGCTTAGATTTCAGCACTTGAAGCTTTTCAGCTCTCCGCAACTCTGATTCATGAAGTTTCTGACGCagaatcaattttttattctcttcatttAAGGAAGTAATAAACCGAACCTCATTAACCTTGCTACTTTCATCACCAGCTCTCTTCACCACTTGAGCTAAGAAAGCTTCATGACGAGATTCACTACGCTGATGGCGGGCATACATGCCCTCTCGTAACTTCATATGACGAACAGCATGCCATTCTGTGACACGATTTAATTTTTGTGATGTTCGTTGAAGCTTTTGGACTCTTTCGTTCTCTAACTCACTTCTGATTCTCATAGCACGGGCATGCTTTTCTTCTGCTTCCCTTTTTAAGTCTGAAgttgttttcttccttttgtCAGGAGACATTAGTTTATCATGCAGAGTACGTACTCGCTCAGCACTTTTCCGGCCCAGGCTTGGTGAATATGGCATGCGGGAAGAGACACGAAATGGAGATGAAAGTATGTCCTCCCAGTTCCTCTTTTCCTTCCAAGCATTCAAAGACTTTCCCGGGGCAGTACTCCTTTTCTCCTTATCTTTTTCAGGCAGTGACATTTGCCTCCTAATGTTATCTGTGGATCTGGGGGGTTTCTCATTAACACCTTCTGTTAGAACTTTATCTTTCTTATAAAGCGTCTTGTCCAGTCCAGAACCAAGGTGATTTCTTTTACCCTTGGTGGTGGCAGAAGCAAAAGAATTTTCCAATGGAGGTAATTTAGATAACTTAACTTCTGAAATTAATATGTTTTCTGGAGGGTTACATCCATTTAGCATTGTGTTTGAGTCACAGGATTTTCCCCCTTCAATAATATGCTCTTTTTCATTCAGGCTACCTTGTCTGTCATCTGAAGATCCAACATGCTTTCTTGACTTCGTCACCAAATATTTGACAGCATCTGTCCCATTAATGACCCTAGACTTGTTTGTATTGCCAATAGATTCAGAAGTCAAAGACATGGAACTTTCTGTGGTACCTGATTGCAAGATAGCCCTCTCTTGTTGAATCTTTCTAAAAGCCTCAAGAGATGAAGATAGTATATCTGCCCTATGTGGTGAAGTTGTCATTCTTCGGACCTAGAATCCATAGAGCATCTAAACATCAAGAACATAAGAAAGCCAGATTGTACAGATTTCTAACAGATAAACTCATATTATGGATCAGCATCTTCAGAAACCAGAAAGCAAACAAGTAAACATGTCTAGACCATAAGTGATTTCAtgcttaaataaaaataaataaatgttatgcttcatttatatttttttcttagtcCAAGACAAATAAACCAATAACTGTTAGTCTAAACTACAATAACTGTTAGTCTAAACCAGTTGGGATGGCTTGAATTTCATCATGCAAAAGTTATAAAAGtacaataaacaaataatatccAATGGTGGGTTTGATCTTGTAACAGTGTTAGATGAGTACGTTCACGCTTAGTTCATTTGATCCTAACATCTATCATACCCATCAGACAAAGTAGAAACTTTAGATATACGTACAATCATCAAGACAGATGCATATTTATGCAGGAGTTACAGATACATATCAAGACTTCTAATTTCATTATGCCCTCATCAcaattgataaaagaaaaataagaaggaaATGAAAAGGGATGGTGTATATATAATGTCATTAGCGAATAATTATTCCGCACTCTGCATAAATGCACATAATTACACTCAATTTGTCTCACGCATTCAATGATAACAAGTGTAAGTATATTTAGTATTTTTGCTTAACAAGACGG contains:
- the LOC108343939 gene encoding uncharacterized protein LOC108343939 isoform X1, with the translated sequence MEDNEVVDDRNSGWFQVKKKHRNTSKFSLQSWVGGFSGKNASNSLHTQHCITKTDDSSRSQQKNNPSRSGENFSQNPASGSVSSSLAESNEKESTNCFNTGVVRHNAESQNSTALITVDSQGKHEEVRKLQQTDKPDLAQKIRWGDLEEGGLAQPHENLIGVGIKFGSIGDDSLLSCRKNENIPEPCDSYHAQEKDLMVNAINGGSASDQIPLMRHEDEILGENGKDVKNVSLEHFNNQQMVEERIGPEDENNDEGNKTTTHGAVNNDSLSTKDAAEVTSHAHASSNNLVSDKKMCEVPEQNGSLSEAVTAHCTESQVPEIVNDSVVSTEAGRVSLDRNGENVVSTSQNMGSLEEGDSNESKERFRQRLWCFLFENLNRSVDELYLLCELECDLEQMKEAILVLEESASDFRELITRVEEFEMVKKSSQIMDGVPVILKSDHRRPHALSWEVRRMTTSPHRADILSSSLEAFRKIQQERAILQSGTTESSMSLTSESIGNTNKSRVINGTDAVKYLVTKSRKHVGSSDDRQGSLNEKEHIIEGGKSCDSNTMLNGCNPPENILISEVKLSKLPPLENSFASATTKGKRNHLGSGLDKTLYKKDKVLTEGVNEKPPRSTDNIRRQMSLPEKDKEKRSTAPGKSLNAWKEKRNWEDILSSPFRVSSRMPYSPSLGRKSAERVRTLHDKLMSPDKRKKTTSDLKREAEEKHARAMRIRSELENERVQKLQRTSQKLNRVTEWHAVRHMKLREGMYARHQRSESRHEAFLAQVVKRAGDESSKVNEVRFITSLNEENKKLILRQKLHESELRRAEKLQVLKSKQKEDLAREEAVIERRKLIEAEKLQRLAEIQRRKEEAQVRREEERKASSAAREARAIEQLRRKEERAKAQQEEAELLAQKLAERLNESEQRRKIYLEQIRERANLRDQSSPLLRRSLNKEGQGRSTPTNSIDDSQTNVVSGVGSTSLGIGNITLQHSMKRRIKRIRQRLMALKYDFLEPALGGESASLGYRVAVGAARAKVGRWLQELQRLRQARKEGAASIGLIISEMIKYLEGKDPELQASRQAGLLDFIASALPASHTSKPEACQVMLHLLKLLRVVLSTPANRSYFLAQNLLPPIIPMLSAALENYIKIAASLGVPGNFSLPSSKASVENFESISEILNNFLWTVTAIFGHISSEERQLQMRDGLLELLISYQVIHRLRDLFALHDRPQTEGSAFPGPILLSIQLLVVLTYRSGRFCYIDWESCPLTMEQEIGSEGTKLADSAHFVVNNSWGDYTPLSMINGSSVVHLPDVPEDRPLDEMIKVNKNNESISIGKDSELEHDSSVKLKHDDIEKIDLDESKKSQNGDMTNLSIPQKDEKHTVVNATIQKNEKVTNLGQPVVFLLSAISETGLVSLPSLLTAVLLQANNRSSSEQASYILPSNFEEVATGVLKVLNNVALLDLVFLQRMLARPDLKMEIFHLMSFLLSHSAIKWKSPTDQVGSLVLESLSLLGHFALFHPGNQAVLRWGQSPTILHKLWSLAGGCLTYKACSQFIFIQSSRLEIRSSILKSLHRFQFQGMENRLHQRRVSFSDPHSPKHHGSSDKTWNWLPRITSHDDHIRDDEYVTSVAATAFAIHSLEEAELHGSQKMREHPKSSRPQTMRREEDDISKRLSNAGETSMKRSLGQDPRTKETAFPVRRPKSTSSPIPVSPALRYQRQQGVPLPHKNTKTRPETCERALKKMIQKQYEIMKSKILSWEFVKTIQARVQGARKMQNYQSKVTREDMIAQGARAGLERRRREQLETRKNSIKNRKTSKVPVKAYCCLAWK
- the LOC108343939 gene encoding uncharacterized protein LOC108343939 isoform X3, producing MEDNEVVDDRNSGWFQVKKKHRNTSKFSLQSWVGGFSGKNASNSLHTQHCITKTDDSSRSQQKNNPSRSGENFSQNPASGSVSSSLAESNEKESTNCFNTGVVRHNAESQNSTALITVDSQGKHEEVRKLQQTDKPDLAQKIRWGDLEEGGLAQPHENLIGVGIKFGSIGDDSLLSCRKNENIPEPCDSYHAQEKDLMVNAINGGSASDQIPLMRHEDEILGENGKDVKNVSLEHFNNQQMVEERIGPEDENNDEGNKTTTHGAVNNDSLSTKDAAEVTSHAHASSNNLVSDKKMCEVPEQNGSLSEAVTAHCTESQVPEIVNDSVVSTEAGRVSLDRNGENVVSTSQNMGSLEEGDSNESKERFRQRLWCFLFENLNRSVDELYLLCELECDLEQMKEAILVLEESASDFRELITRVEEFEMVKKSSQIMDGVPVILKSDHRRPHALSWEVRRMTTSPHRADILSSSLEAFRKIQQERAILQSGTTESSMSLTSESIGNTNKSRVINGTDAVKYLVTKSRKHVGSSDDRQGSLNEKEHIIEGGKSCDSNTMLNGCNPPENILISEVKLSKLPPLENSFASATTKGKRNHLGSGLDKTLYKKDKVLTEGVNEKPPRSTDNIRRQMSLPEKDKEKRSTAPGKSLNAWKEKRNWEDILSSPFRVSSRMPYSPSLGRKSAERVRTLHDKLMSPDKRKKTTSDLKREAEEKHARAMRIRSELENERVQKLQRTSQKLNRVTEWHAVRHMKLREGMYARHQRSESRHEAFLAQVVKRAGDESSKVNEVRFITSLNEENKKLILRQKLHESELRRAEKLQVLKSKQKEDLAREEAVIERRKLIEAEKLQRLAEIQRRKEEAQVRREEERKASSAAREARAIEQLRRKEERAKAQQEEAELLAQKLAERLNESEQRRKIYLEQIRERANLRDQSSPLLRRSLNKEGQGRSTPTNSIDDSQTNVVSGVGSTSLGIGNITLQHSMKRRIKRIRQRLMALKYDFLEPALGGESASLGYRVAVGAARAKVGRWLQELQRLRQARKEGAASIGLIISEMIKYLEGKDPELQASRQAGLLDFIASALPASHTSKPEACQVMLHLLKLLRVVLSTPANRSYFLAQNLLPPIIPMLSAALENYIKIAASLGVPGNFSLPSSKASVENFESISEILNNFLWTVTAIFGHISSEERQLQMRDGLLELLISYQVIHRLRDLFALHDRPQTEGSAFPGPILLSIQLLVVLTYRSGRFCYIDWESCPLTMEQEIGSEGTKLADSAHFVVNNSWGDYTPLSMINGSSVVHLPDVPEDRPLDEMIKANNRSSSEQASYILPSNFEEVATGVLKVLNNVALLDLVFLQRMLARPDLKMEIFHLMSFLLSHSAIKWKSPTDQVGSLVLESLSLLGHFALFHPGNQAVLRWGQSPTILHKLWSLAGGCLTYKACSQFIFIQSSRLEIRSSILKSLHRFQFQGMENRLHQRRVSFSDPHSPKHHGSSDKTWNWLPRITSHDDHIRDDEYVTSVAATAFAIHSLEEAELHGSQKMREHPKSSRPQTMRREEDDISKRLSNAGETSMKRSLGQDPRTKETAFPVRRPKSTSSPIPVSPALRYQRQQGVPLPHKNTKTRPETCERALKKMIQKQYEIMKSKILSWEFVKTIQARVQGARKMQNYQSKVTREDMIAQGARAGLERRRREQLETRKNSIKNRKTSKVPVKAYCCLAWK